The segment CGGCGCCGAACAGGAACAGGCCGTGCGCGCTGGACAGGATCAGGTCCGGCAGGTCACCCTCGGCCCGGCCGAGATGCCCGTCCCGGACCCAGGCCGGCCAGCACAGCTGGGTGATCAGCAGCAGGGCCAGGCCGCCGACGGCCATCAGCCAGGGGCGCCGCAGCGGCAGGTTCCCGGAGCGCAGCGCCAGCACGAAAGTCACCGTGGGGGTCGCGGCGACCAGGGTCTGCACGACCGGCTGACCGGTGTGGCCGGCCCACCGGTACGCGAGAGTGGCGGCCACCGCGCAGACCACGAAGAAGACGTGCACGGCCCAGGCGGGGGCGGTGGCACGCAGCCGGCCCATGCGGTCTCCCTCCCACGACTCCGACCCGCTCTGATCGGCGGTTCCGCCGGTCAGCTGAGGGAAGTCGTCCTGCGGGCCAGCGCCTCGGTCAGGCACCGCAGCAGCTGCTGGACGGCGGGGGAGCGGCCGCCGGTGCGGGTGGTGGCGTAGATCTGCCGGGCCAGCCCGCCCGGCCGGTCGATCGGCAGGTAGCCGAGGCCCCGCTGGGCGGTGGCGGCGAGCTGCGGCACCAGCGAGACACCGAACCCGGCGGCGACCATCGCCAGGACCATCGGGTAGCTGTGCACGCGTACGCTGATCCGCGGCTCGAAACCGGCCGCGCGGCACGCCATCTCGGTCGCGGCCTGAAAGCCGGTGCTGGTCAGCGCGCCCACCCAGTCCGCGGCGGCGAAGTCGGTCAAGGCCACCGGGGCCGGTTCGGCCGGCATCAGACTTCGGGGTACGGCGAGCAGCATCGGCTCCCGGTAGAGCGGCCGTTGGGTGAACCCCCGCAGGTCGGGGCGGGACAGCGGCGTGTACTCGTGGGTGACGGCAAGGTCGATCTCGCCGCTGCGGACCCGGGGGAGGGCCTCGTTCGACTCCAGTTCGGCGAAGTGCAGCTCGACATCGGGGTGCCGCCGCCGGAACGTGTTCAGCGCCGGAATGACGAAACTGATGCCGGCCGTGGCGAAGGCCGCGACGCTGACCCGGCCACCGCGCAGCTCGGCGACGTCGCGGACGGCCCGCTCCGCCTCGGCGAGCGAGGCCAGCAGGGGTTCGGCGTGCTCGGCGAGGACCCGGCCGGCCTCGGTGAGCCGGACGCTGCGGGCTGAGCGTTCCAGCAGCGTGGCGCCGAGCTCGCGTTCCAGCGCCGCCAGCTGTTGCGACGCGGCAGCGGCCGTACACCCGGCCCGGGCTGCAGCGGCTGCGATGGTTCCGGTGATCGCTACGTCCCGGAGCAGGCTCAGGCGGCGAGAATCGAGCATAAGCTGAACTTACGCTCAGCGCTGTTGTGGCCCATTGTTGTTGCGCTGAGCGCGCGGCAGCCTGAGCCGGTGCCTCTCGATCCGCATCTGCTCATCGCGTTCACCGTGGTCACCGTCATCGCCACTCTCTCGCCCGGTCCGGACATGCTGTTCGTGCTGAGCTGCGGGATGCGCGGCGGCCCCCGGTCCGGGTTGCTCGCCACCGCCGGCCTGGCCACCAGCGAGGTCGTCCACGTCGCAGTCGCCGCGGCCGGCCTGACCGCGTTGTTCACCGCGGTCCCGCAGGCTTTCACGGTCCTGCGCGTAGCGGGCGCGGTCTACCTCGCCTACCTGGGTATCCAGATGATCCGCCGCCGGGGTGCCACCCTGCTGATCGCAGCCCCGGCGCTGTCCGACCGGCGCGCCTACCTGATGGGCTTTCTGACCAACCTCACCAACCCCAAGATGATCGCCTTCTCGGTGGCCTTCCTGCCCCAGTTCGTCGACCCGTCCCTCGGGCCGGTCGGGCTCCAGTTCGCTGTGCTCGGCGCCATCCTGATCAGCCTGGAGTTCCTGATCGACGGCTCGGTGGGCCTCTTCGCCGGCCACATCGGCACGTGGCTGCGCCACCGCCGCACCCTGGCCCGCCGCATCGACACCGCCACCGGCGGCATCCTCATCGCCCTCGGCTTCCGCCTCGCCCTGGACCAGTAGCCCCTCGCGCTGCCGCGCCCCGCGGCGGGGCCTGCCTCTTCCGCGCAATTGCCTCCCGCGTCCCAGCTGCCGCGCCTGCCGTGCCTGCCGTTCTCCTTCTCCGCTGCATCCGTGGCGATCTTGGGCGATTTGCCACGCTCAGGGGTGGTCGCGCGCCCAAGATTGACAACCGCGGCGTCGAACCGGCCAGCCATCACGTGACCGCCCCGGCGGCGGCCCCCTCAGCTGGCACCGGGTCAGGCCGTCCGGTTTGGCCGGCGCGAGCGGGCATCATCGGCCGGCGCGGGTGGGCGTTAGCGAGTGGAGGGGTCAGCGCGGGCAGGCGCCGAAGTGGGTGGGGCCGGAGCGGCGCAGCAGTTCGGTTGCCAGGACCTCGTCGGCGACGGCGCGGCCCACGCTCAACCCGGCCTGGTTGCTGAATTCGAAGTGCTGGCCGCCGTACACCCGGGATCGGCCGGTCTCCGCGGCCGCGGCCGTGAAGCTCCGGTAGCTGCGCGCCGCGCCGCCGGGCGCCGAGTCGGTGACGTGACTGAACGGGATCGCGTCGCGGCAGAAGAAGCCGGCCAGCACGGCCGCGCCGGCCCCGCTGTACGAACTGTGCCCGGACACGTACTCCGGTGTCCCGCCGACGCTGCCGGCCCGCGCCGACCAGGCCGGATCCGGTACGGTGACCGGGTTGCCGTCGGTGTCTCCCTCGCGGATCGCGGTGGTCGGGCGCCAGTGACGGTACGCGTACTTGGTGCCCACGGTCGCCACGGTCGTGTCCGCGAGCGACATGGACAGCAGCGCGGTGAGCCGGGCCTGTTCGGCGAGCGGCAGGTGCCGGTCGGCCGCGACGGTCAACCCGATGCGCAGCCATTCCCCGGGCGGCTGATCCGAACCGGCGGGCAGCGACCAGTACTGGTAGGTGGCGAGCAGTTCGGCGTCCGGCAGTGCGGCGTTGCCCAGGACGGCGACCTCGGCGTACGCGGCAGCGTAGGGGAGGCTGGTCAGCGCCGGAGGTGGGCCGGGGATGTATCGCGCCGGGTCGGCCACCGCGAACGGGCGTACGTTGCGGTATTGCGTGCCCGACCAGGCCGCCCGGAACACTCCGGGCCCGGTGCCGGCCGGCTGGGACTCGACCGGCGTGGAGCCGTCGCCGGTCCGGGCCGTGACCACCGACTCGCCGACTTCGCGGCCCCACTCCGCGCCGCTGGTCACGCCGCCGTGCAGGCGGGCCAGGTCCGTGGCAAGCCGGGTGTCGTAGTCGGCGGTGTGGGGCGGGACGAGACGTACCAGCACCGCGTGCGCGGCGGAGGCCGCGGCGGCCTGCGGATTGCCGCCCCGGGGTCCCGGCCCTGGGACCAGCGCGTGGGTCCGCCCGCCGGCCAGTCCGTTCACGGCGTCGTAGATCGCGACGTTGACCATCGCGTAGAGACGGGCGGCGTCGGCGTCGGTGGCCCGGGCGGTGCGCACGGCGTCGAGCGCGAACCCGTTCCACACCCGTACGGCGTCGATGTCGGCGCGGACCGGTTCGGCGGTGACCACCGGCATGCCGATCAGCGTCAGTGCTGCGACGTACACCAGTTTGTTCACCGTCCCACCCTGCGCCCGCTAGGCATCAGGTGCTGTCGATGGGTCGTTGATCGGACGCTTCAGCGTGGTCCGGGCGCCGGCCGTTGCGGCGGTCCGCCACCGATGGACTTGCCCTCGAATCCGATCACCCGGCCACCGGCGGTGACCTCATCGACATCGAGGTCGACGTTGACCCGGCCGCCGGCCCCCACGTGATCGATGCGTGCCGCGACCAGGTGTCCCTCGACCCGTTTCGCGGTCGCGACGACGTCCACCTGGCTGCCGGACGGCTCGCGCTCCTCTCCACGGAACGTGATCCGCTGCTGATAGGCCAGCTCGAGCAGACCGCGCAGCGCCTCAACCTTGGCGACCAGCTCGGCGCTGGCCGGATCGACCTCGCGGTTGCCGTTGGTGTACGAGACCAGGCCCTCCTGGAGGGTGATCAACTCTTCGCTGCGCTCGTCGACGACCTTCTCGTCGACCGGCAGCGGTTGCAGCTGACCGGCCAGCACCGGGTCGGACACCGCGGGCGTGAGCAGTGGCTCCTTCGCCGCCGCTTTCTTCCGTTCGCGGCGGATTTTGATCAGCTCGCCCGCCTGGTTGTAGAGAAAGGCTATGCCCTGGGTCAGCGCGACCGTGCCCAGCACCGCCCACGTCACCGGTTCCGCCATTGCGCCTCCCGAACGCCGGACTGCCGAGGACGGTACGCCCGCCCGAGCACCGTCTGTGTCGGCTCGCTGACAGCGGTCACTCTCGCGTGCGGGGTGCGGCTCACGTCGTACCGTGCTGGGGGTTGATGTCGCCGCATGCGGCGAGGAAGGAGGCGCGCTGATGATCGTGCTGGACGGGCCCGACGCCCGGGCGGCGCTGCCGATGGCGGCAGCGATCGGTGCCGCGCGCGAAGCCATGCGGGCGACCGCCGGTGAGCACCTGCGCCAGCCGTTGCGTACGGTGATCGATGCTGGTCAGGCCGGGTTTCTCGGGGCCATGCCGGTGTGCCTGGCCGACCCGGCGGAGGCGCTGTTCGGCGTCAAGACGATCGTGGTGAAGCCCGGCAATCCGGCCCGCGGCCTGCCGACGCACAACGGGCTCGTGCTGCTCTTCGACGGTGACACCGGCCTGCCGGCGGCCGCCGTGGACGCGGCCGTGATCACCGAGATCCGCACGGCGGCGGTCTCGGCGGTGGCCACCGACGCGCTGGCGCGCCCCGGCGCGGCCACCCTGGCGATCATCGGCACCGGCGCGCAGGCGCGCACGCATCTGGAGGCGATGCTTGCGGTCCGGCAGATCTCAGCGGTACGGATCTGCGGCCGTACGCCTTCCCGCGTGACCGATTTCGTCCAGTGGGCGAGCGGCCACTTCGACGTGCCGGTGACCGCAGCCTCCTCCCCGGGCGACGCCGACCTCATCTGCACGGTGACCGCCTCGCCGTCACCGGTGCTGCCAGATGCCCGACCCGGCGCCCACATCAATGCCGTCGGCGCCAGTCGGCCGGGTGCCCGCGAGCTGTCACCCGACCTGGTCGCGCGCTGCCGAATCATCGTCGACAGCCGCGAGTCCGCTCTCGCGGAGGCCGAGGACCTGATCATCTCCGGCGGCCAACGGGCGCCGATCGCCGCCTCACTGGGCGAGGTGCTGCTCGGAACCCCGGGGCGCACTTCGCCGGCGGACATCACCCTGTTCAAATCGGTAGGCCTGGCAGTACAGGACCTGTTCGCCGCCCGCGCCGCCGTGCGCAACGCTCTCTCCGCCGGCATCGGCACCCAGGTCCCCCTACGCAGCTGACTCCCAGCGCTGCCTCCCGCCCCCGGATGCAGCCGTGCGCGTCAGCCGGCCAAACAGGCTGACGGCCAGCGCTGCCTCCCGGCCCGGAATACAGCCGTGCGCGTCAGCCGGCCGGGCGAGCTGACGGCCAGTGCTGCCTCCCGGCCCGGGTTGCAGCCGTGCGCGTCAGCCGGCCGGGCGAGCTGACGGCCAGTGCTGCCTCCCGGCCCGGGTTGCAGCCGTGCGCGTCAGCCGACCGGGCGAGCTGACGGCCAGTGCTGCCTCCAAGCCCGGGATGCAACCGTGCGCGTCAGCCGGCCGGGTGGGCTGACAGCGAGTGCTGCTTCGCGGCGCGGGATGCAGCCGTGTGCGTCAGCCGGCCAGAGTTAGTA is part of the Actinoplanes sp. NBC_00393 genome and harbors:
- a CDS encoding LysE family translocator translates to MPLDPHLLIAFTVVTVIATLSPGPDMLFVLSCGMRGGPRSGLLATAGLATSEVVHVAVAAAGLTALFTAVPQAFTVLRVAGAVYLAYLGIQMIRRRGATLLIAAPALSDRRAYLMGFLTNLTNPKMIAFSVAFLPQFVDPSLGPVGLQFAVLGAILISLEFLIDGSVGLFAGHIGTWLRHRRTLARRIDTATGGILIALGFRLALDQ
- a CDS encoding LysR family transcriptional regulator codes for the protein MLDSRRLSLLRDVAITGTIAAAAARAGCTAAAASQQLAALERELGATLLERSARSVRLTEAGRVLAEHAEPLLASLAEAERAVRDVAELRGGRVSVAAFATAGISFVIPALNTFRRRHPDVELHFAELESNEALPRVRSGEIDLAVTHEYTPLSRPDLRGFTQRPLYREPMLLAVPRSLMPAEPAPVALTDFAAADWVGALTSTGFQAATEMACRAAGFEPRISVRVHSYPMVLAMVAAGFGVSLVPQLAATAQRGLGYLPIDRPGGLARQIYATTRTGGRSPAVQQLLRCLTEALARRTTSLS
- a CDS encoding vanadium-dependent haloperoxidase; protein product: MNKLVYVAALTLIGMPVVTAEPVRADIDAVRVWNGFALDAVRTARATDADAARLYAMVNVAIYDAVNGLAGGRTHALVPGPGPRGGNPQAAAASAAHAVLVRLVPPHTADYDTRLATDLARLHGGVTSGAEWGREVGESVVTARTGDGSTPVESQPAGTGPGVFRAAWSGTQYRNVRPFAVADPARYIPGPPPALTSLPYAAAYAEVAVLGNAALPDAELLATYQYWSLPAGSDQPPGEWLRIGLTVAADRHLPLAEQARLTALLSMSLADTTVATVGTKYAYRHWRPTTAIREGDTDGNPVTVPDPAWSARAGSVGGTPEYVSGHSSYSGAGAAVLAGFFCRDAIPFSHVTDSAPGGAARSYRSFTAAAAETGRSRVYGGQHFEFSNQAGLSVGRAVADEVLATELLRRSGPTHFGACPR
- a CDS encoding ornithine cyclodeaminase family protein encodes the protein MIVLDGPDARAALPMAAAIGAAREAMRATAGEHLRQPLRTVIDAGQAGFLGAMPVCLADPAEALFGVKTIVVKPGNPARGLPTHNGLVLLFDGDTGLPAAAVDAAVITEIRTAAVSAVATDALARPGAATLAIIGTGAQARTHLEAMLAVRQISAVRICGRTPSRVTDFVQWASGHFDVPVTAASSPGDADLICTVTASPSPVLPDARPGAHINAVGASRPGARELSPDLVARCRIIVDSRESALAEAEDLIISGGQRAPIAASLGEVLLGTPGRTSPADITLFKSVGLAVQDLFAARAAVRNALSAGIGTQVPLRS